A region from the Sulfitobacter sp. D7 genome encodes:
- the recF gene encoding DNA replication/repair protein RecF (All proteins in this family for which functions are known are DNA-binding proteins that assist the filamentation of RecA onto DNA for the initiation of recombination or recombinational repair.) translates to MAQLYLSNLGLSHFRSHRRAVIDVDARPVALYGPNGAGKTNVIEAISLLSPGRGLRRTSAQDMARRPEALGWKVTGLLHGPTVLHEVDIWSEAGAARQTKIDGKASAQTALGRIARLLWLIPAMDRLWIEGAEGRRRFLDRVTLSMLPDHADLSLSYEKAMRERNRLLKDMVREPAWYTALETRMAETGAQIHANRLQALAALEAAQAEAQTAFPIATLSLLNDMPESADALRAALSDNRMRDLAAGRTLIGPHRADLEGTYAAKGIAARDCSTGEQKALLVSLILANARAIAADFGAPPLLLLDEVAAHLDASRRAALYDEITALGAQAWMTGTGPELFESLGARAQYVEVTEEDGLSQVERRP, encoded by the coding sequence ATGGCGCAACTGTATCTTTCCAACCTCGGCCTCTCGCATTTCCGCTCGCACCGCCGGGCGGTGATCGACGTGGATGCGCGCCCCGTCGCGCTCTATGGCCCCAATGGCGCGGGCAAGACCAATGTCATCGAAGCGATCTCGCTGCTGTCGCCGGGTCGCGGGCTGCGCCGCACCAGCGCGCAAGACATGGCACGGCGGCCCGAGGCTTTGGGCTGGAAGGTGACCGGGCTGCTGCACGGCCCCACGGTGCTGCATGAGGTCGACATCTGGTCCGAAGCGGGCGCGGCACGGCAGACCAAGATCGACGGCAAGGCGTCCGCACAAACGGCGCTTGGTCGCATTGCCCGCTTGCTCTGGCTGATCCCCGCCATGGACCGGCTTTGGATCGAAGGCGCCGAGGGGCGGCGGCGCTTTCTAGACCGGGTGACGCTTTCGATGCTGCCCGATCATGCGGACCTGTCACTGAGCTACGAGAAAGCCATGCGCGAGCGCAACCGGCTGCTCAAGGACATGGTGCGCGAGCCTGCGTGGTACACAGCGCTTGAGACCCGCATGGCTGAAACCGGGGCGCAGATTCACGCCAACCGCCTACAGGCGCTGGCAGCCCTTGAGGCGGCGCAGGCAGAGGCCCAGACTGCTTTCCCCATCGCGACGCTGTCGCTGCTGAACGACATGCCCGAGAGCGCCGATGCCCTGCGCGCTGCGCTCTCGGACAACCGCATGCGCGACCTTGCCGCCGGGCGCACGCTCATCGGCCCGCACCGCGCCGATCTGGAGGGCACCTATGCCGCCAAGGGCATCGCCGCGCGGGACTGCTCCACCGGAGAGCAGAAGGCGCTGCTGGTCTCGCTCATCCTTGCCAATGCCCGCGCCATCGCCGCCGACTTCGGCGCGCCGCCGCTGCTGCTGCTGGACGAGGTCGCCGCCCATCTCGACGCGAGCCGCCGCGCGGCGCTTTACGACGAGATCACCGCGCTTGGCGCGCAGGCTTGGATGACCGGCACCGGGCCTGAACTGTTCGAAAGCCTTGGCGCGCGGGCGCAATATGTTGAGGTCACCGAAGAGGACGGCCTTTCGCAGGTGGAGCGGCGACCGTGA
- the dnaN gene encoding DNA polymerase III subunit beta yields the protein MKFSIERAALLKAVSQAQSVVERRNTIPILANVLIEAEGSDVSFRATDLDIEVVDKVSAQVERAGATTVSATLLHEIVRKLPDGALISLTADTAAGRLTVEAGRSNFSLATLPREDFPVMASSEYASNFAAPAPVLRRLFDKSKFAISTEETRYYLNGVYLHIADAEGGKALRCVATDGHRLARIDAEMPEGAAEMPGVIVPRKTVGELRKLLDDDEMEIAVSVSETKIRFATPAITLTSKVIDGTFPDYTRVIPQGNTRKMEVDAADFARAVDRVATVSSERSRAVKLQLDEDRLVLSVNAPDSGAAEEELAVAYADERLEIGFNAKYLLEIASQVDRENAVFLFNSSGDPTLMREGNDTSAVYVVMPMRV from the coding sequence ATGAAATTCAGCATCGAACGCGCGGCACTGCTCAAGGCCGTTTCGCAAGCCCAATCCGTGGTCGAGCGCCGCAACACCATTCCGATCCTCGCCAACGTGCTGATCGAGGCCGAGGGCAGCGATGTTTCCTTCCGCGCCACCGATCTGGATATCGAAGTGGTCGACAAGGTCTCCGCGCAGGTTGAGCGCGCTGGCGCCACCACCGTTTCGGCCACGCTGCTGCATGAAATCGTGCGCAAACTGCCCGATGGCGCGTTGATCAGCCTGACCGCCGATACCGCCGCTGGCCGCCTGACTGTCGAAGCGGGCCGCTCGAACTTCTCGCTGGCGACCCTGCCGCGTGAGGACTTCCCCGTGATGGCGTCCTCGGAATATGCCTCGAACTTCGCGGCCCCTGCCCCGGTGCTGCGCCGCCTGTTCGACAAGTCGAAATTTGCCATCTCCACCGAAGAGACGCGCTATTACCTGAACGGTGTCTACCTGCATATCGCGGATGCCGAAGGCGGCAAGGCGCTGCGCTGCGTGGCGACCGATGGTCACCGCCTCGCCCGGATCGACGCCGAGATGCCCGAGGGTGCGGCTGAAATGCCCGGCGTCATCGTGCCGCGCAAAACCGTGGGCGAATTGCGCAAGCTGCTGGATGATGACGAGATGGAAATCGCGGTGTCCGTGTCGGAGACCAAGATCCGTTTCGCCACCCCCGCCATCACCCTGACCTCCAAGGTCATCGACGGCACCTTCCCCGATTACACCCGCGTGATCCCACAGGGAAACACCCGCAAGATGGAAGTCGACGCCGCGGATTTCGCCCGTGCGGTGGACCGTGTGGCGACCGTGAGTTCCGAGCGTTCGCGCGCCGTAAAACTGCAACTGGACGAAGACCGTCTGGTGCTGTCCGTCAACGCGCCTGACAGCGGCGCCGCCGAAGAAGAGCTGGCCGTGGCCTATGCCGACGAGCGGCTGGAGATTGGTTTCAACGCCAAATACCTGCTTGAGATCGCAAGCCAAGTGGACCGCGAGAACGCCGTCTTCCTGTTCAACTCCTCTGGCGACCCGACCCTGATGCGCGAAGGCAATGACACTTCGGCGGTTTACGTCGTCATGCCGATGCGCGTGTGA
- a CDS encoding S8 family peptidase, translating into MAQLDHLQLIRARVPIARRKTGGGGAPPGRGGGHGGALRAETQAAVAKQQDAKPAAFVDPSLLLRVQVDGHIAESDWERLGLSVVSTDADRTVLLFSSTGDLTEFMDRLSKFDAPPANPDQKNPNYAGLVGRIDGIGGLAPRDRLGPKIKAEGFTEVEDLQDDVRYVLDIELWEFGTRPQREAKVAEIEHFLIAQGGAVYDTYIGPSITVMRAEATGRGLRPLLGVPEIAIIDLPPKPDLEAQPMVALDVGGVPPVPEPADGAPVIGVLDSGVNAHPLLNGLVVGRHLGEGIVGAADVWGHGTSVAGAALFGDLRDAIPRGGLEPVGRLAVAKVVGDNGRFPERRTVPRVMDTAIRTLHADHGCRLFVLSLGDTNANLAQGRVGPWAATLDALARELDVLIVVSVGNRGRPRPFMAATSEELVTVYPTYLLEPENRLAEPAGAANVITVGSVAGGTGLDARHAHDANVRPITHEWGEPSPFTRVGPGAGGVRKPDVVDLGGTAVFDVPSVSLAGAPRLPAAGVITLNHRYTEQFLTAAAGTSFAAPLLIHKAARLLRRMPDASANLLRALLVGAARSPDAFDRRLTAMTAAERVRIGGNGVVDPSRAAYSDDHRVVLYAEDALEMDQFAVYRLPIPPEFRTGGDRTIRVSLAYDPPVRRTRNDYLGTKMDFRLLRGIDEAELFEHFRDRDKALEGAAPAVPGRFKCKLQPGADERASNTLQTASVTFKRDTEEYGEVYYLIVRCLSHWAVDQVFDQRFAVVVELEHQPEIRIYNRVRERVQVRG; encoded by the coding sequence ATGGCCCAGCTCGACCACCTGCAACTGATCCGTGCCCGCGTGCCGATCGCACGCCGCAAGACCGGCGGCGGCGGTGCCCCACCCGGACGAGGCGGCGGTCATGGCGGTGCCCTCCGGGCGGAGACCCAAGCTGCGGTGGCGAAGCAGCAAGACGCAAAGCCAGCTGCCTTCGTCGATCCTTCTCTACTCCTTCGCGTCCAAGTGGATGGGCATATCGCAGAGAGCGATTGGGAGAGGCTTGGCCTCTCGGTTGTCTCCACCGATGCGGATCGCACTGTCCTGCTCTTCTCTTCGACGGGCGACTTGACTGAGTTCATGGACCGCCTCAGCAAGTTCGACGCACCGCCTGCCAACCCGGATCAGAAGAATCCTAACTACGCCGGCCTCGTAGGACGAATTGATGGGATAGGTGGGCTCGCCCCGCGGGATCGACTTGGACCGAAGATCAAGGCGGAGGGTTTCACCGAAGTTGAGGACCTTCAGGACGATGTTCGGTACGTCCTCGACATTGAACTTTGGGAGTTCGGCACGCGGCCCCAGCGCGAAGCCAAGGTGGCGGAGATCGAACATTTCCTTATCGCCCAAGGCGGGGCCGTATATGATACCTATATCGGCCCCTCCATCACCGTAATGCGCGCGGAAGCGACGGGTCGCGGCCTCCGACCTCTCCTCGGCGTGCCCGAGATCGCGATCATCGACCTACCCCCGAAGCCGGATCTCGAAGCCCAGCCAATGGTGGCTTTGGACGTGGGCGGGGTACCACCTGTCCCTGAGCCCGCAGACGGTGCGCCGGTTATTGGCGTCCTCGACAGCGGTGTGAATGCTCATCCCCTACTGAACGGGCTCGTTGTTGGTCGTCACCTCGGCGAGGGCATTGTGGGCGCGGCCGATGTTTGGGGACACGGCACATCTGTCGCAGGAGCGGCACTTTTCGGTGATTTACGCGACGCGATTCCGAGGGGGGGCCTGGAGCCGGTCGGACGGCTGGCCGTGGCCAAGGTCGTGGGCGACAATGGCCGGTTCCCGGAACGACGCACTGTGCCCCGCGTAATGGATACGGCAATTCGCACGCTACACGCGGACCATGGCTGTAGGCTGTTCGTACTGTCTCTTGGCGATACGAACGCGAACCTTGCCCAGGGTCGCGTCGGACCCTGGGCCGCAACCCTTGACGCGCTCGCTCGCGAGCTCGACGTACTAATTGTCGTCTCCGTCGGCAATCGTGGACGGCCGAGACCCTTCATGGCAGCTACGTCCGAGGAGTTGGTAACCGTATACCCGACCTACTTGCTTGAGCCTGAAAATCGGTTGGCCGAGCCCGCGGGCGCCGCGAACGTCATTACGGTCGGTTCGGTGGCGGGAGGGACCGGCCTCGACGCCCGGCATGCGCATGATGCAAATGTTCGACCGATTACGCACGAATGGGGCGAGCCCTCGCCTTTCACAAGGGTCGGACCTGGGGCAGGCGGTGTGCGAAAGCCCGATGTCGTCGATCTCGGCGGCACAGCCGTCTTCGACGTGCCTTCGGTCAGCTTGGCCGGCGCGCCGCGTCTGCCCGCAGCGGGAGTGATCACGTTAAATCATCGCTACACCGAGCAGTTCCTAACTGCCGCCGCGGGCACATCCTTCGCCGCGCCGCTGTTGATCCACAAGGCCGCGCGCCTGCTACGTCGCATGCCCGATGCGTCTGCCAACCTCTTACGAGCGCTCCTCGTGGGCGCGGCGCGCTCGCCTGATGCCTTTGACCGACGGTTGACGGCGATGACCGCCGCCGAGCGCGTCAGGATCGGAGGCAACGGGGTCGTTGACCCCAGCCGCGCCGCGTACTCGGATGATCATCGTGTCGTTCTCTACGCCGAGGACGCCTTGGAGATGGATCAATTCGCGGTGTATCGCTTACCCATCCCACCTGAGTTCAGAACGGGCGGGGACCGTACGATCCGGGTCTCCCTCGCCTACGACCCACCCGTCCGCCGCACCCGTAATGACTATCTCGGCACCAAGATGGATTTCCGCCTCCTGCGCGGCATCGACGAGGCAGAGCTCTTTGAGCACTTCCGCGATAGAGACAAGGCTTTGGAGGGGGCTGCGCCAGCCGTGCCAGGGAGGTTTAAGTGCAAGCTCCAGCCCGGGGCGGACGAACGCGCGAGTAACACGCTTCAGACGGCCTCCGTCACTTTTAAGCGTGATACGGAGGAGTATGGCGAGGTTTACTATCTCATCGTGCGGTGCCTGTCCCATTGGGCGGTGGACCAAGTTTTTGATCAGCGGTTCGCCGTCGTCGTGGAACTTGAGCATCAACCGGAGATCAGAATTTACAACCGCGTTCGTGAGCGCGTGCAGGTACGAGGCTGA
- the gyrB gene encoding DNA topoisomerase (ATP-hydrolyzing) subunit B, producing the protein MSDTAQTPQEYGADSIKVLKGLEAVRKRPGMYIGDTDDGSGLHHMVYEVVDNGIDEALAGHADAVTVTIHEDSSVSVSDNGRGIPVGIHEEEGVSAAEVIMTQLHAGGKFDSNSYKVSGGLHGVGVSVVNALSDWLELRIWREGKEHVARFEGGFTTKHLEVVGETDRTGTEVRFMASTETFSNLEYSFETLEKRLRELAFLNSGVRIILNDERPVEPLRTELFYEGGVKEFVKYLDRHKTSVMPEPIFITGERDDIGIEVAMWWNDSYHENVLPFTNNIPQRDGGTHMAGFRGALTRTINGYAQTSGIAKKEKINFTGDDAREGLTCVLSVKVPDPKFSSQTKDKLVSSEVRPAVEGLMNEKLAEWFEENPNEAKQIVGKIVEAAQAREAARKARELTRRKTAMDVNFLAGKLKDCSEKDPSKTEVFLVEGDSAGGSAQTGRDRQTQAILPLKGKILNVERARFDRMLGSQEIGNLVMALGTGIGRDEFNLSKLRYHKIVIMTDADVDGAHIRTLLLTFFYRQMPELIENGHLYIAQPPLYKVSRGKSEVYLKDEAAMEEYLIQQGVDGAMLRQGNGEEITGQDLTRVVDMARQLKRVLEAFPTHYPRHILEQAAIAGAFVDGAVDSDLQGVADKVADRLNLIALEYERGWQGRITQDHGIRLARILRGVEEVRTLDGRMMRSGEAKKSGSFTQHLQDVYDQPAKLIRKDRSQMIYGPMDLLGAILAEGEKGLSLQRYKGLGEMNPDQLWETTLDPDARTLLQVRVEDMAEADDLFTKLMGDVVEPRREFIQQNALSVENLDF; encoded by the coding sequence ATGTCCGATACCGCGCAGACACCACAGGAATACGGCGCCGATTCCATTAAGGTTCTCAAAGGGTTGGAGGCTGTTCGCAAACGCCCCGGCATGTATATCGGGGACACCGATGACGGCTCGGGCCTGCACCACATGGTCTATGAGGTCGTGGACAACGGCATCGATGAGGCGCTGGCCGGTCATGCCGACGCGGTAACAGTCACAATCCACGAGGATTCCAGCGTCTCGGTCAGCGACAACGGGCGCGGGATTCCGGTGGGCATCCACGAAGAAGAAGGCGTTTCCGCCGCCGAGGTCATCATGACCCAGCTGCACGCGGGCGGTAAATTCGACAGCAACTCCTACAAGGTTTCGGGCGGTCTGCACGGGGTTGGCGTTTCGGTTGTGAACGCCCTGTCGGACTGGCTGGAACTGCGCATTTGGCGCGAGGGCAAGGAACATGTCGCACGGTTTGAGGGTGGTTTCACCACCAAGCACCTCGAAGTCGTGGGCGAGACGGACCGCACCGGCACCGAGGTCCGCTTCATGGCCTCGACCGAGACTTTCTCGAACCTCGAATACAGCTTCGAAACGCTGGAAAAACGCCTGCGCGAACTGGCCTTCCTGAACTCCGGCGTGCGGATCATCCTGAACGACGAACGCCCCGTCGAGCCGCTGCGCACAGAACTGTTCTACGAAGGCGGCGTGAAGGAATTCGTCAAATACCTTGACCGGCACAAGACCTCCGTCATGCCCGAGCCGATCTTCATCACCGGGGAGCGGGACGACATCGGCATCGAAGTGGCGATGTGGTGGAACGACAGCTACCACGAGAATGTGCTGCCCTTTACCAACAACATCCCGCAGCGCGATGGCGGCACCCATATGGCGGGCTTTCGCGGCGCGCTGACACGCACGATCAACGGCTACGCTCAAACCAGCGGCATCGCCAAAAAGGAAAAGATCAACTTCACCGGCGACGACGCGCGTGAGGGTCTGACCTGCGTGCTCTCGGTCAAAGTGCCGGATCCGAAGTTCTCCTCCCAGACCAAAGACAAGCTGGTGTCGTCCGAAGTGCGCCCCGCGGTCGAAGGGCTGATGAACGAAAAGCTCGCCGAGTGGTTCGAGGAAAACCCCAACGAGGCAAAGCAGATCGTCGGCAAGATCGTCGAGGCCGCGCAGGCCCGTGAAGCCGCCCGCAAGGCGCGCGAGTTGACACGTCGCAAGACGGCGATGGATGTAAACTTCCTCGCGGGCAAGCTCAAGGACTGCTCGGAGAAAGACCCCTCCAAGACCGAAGTTTTCCTCGTCGAGGGGGACAGCGCCGGCGGCTCTGCCCAGACCGGACGCGACCGTCAGACTCAAGCGATCCTGCCGCTCAAAGGTAAAATCCTCAACGTTGAACGCGCCCGGTTTGACCGGATGCTGGGCAGCCAAGAGATCGGCAACCTTGTCATGGCGCTCGGCACTGGCATTGGGCGGGATGAGTTCAACCTCTCCAAACTGCGCTACCACAAGATCGTCATCATGACCGACGCCGACGTCGACGGCGCGCATATTCGCACGCTCCTGCTGACCTTCTTCTACCGCCAGATGCCCGAACTCATTGAGAACGGACACCTCTACATCGCGCAGCCGCCGCTCTACAAAGTGTCGCGCGGCAAGTCCGAGGTCTATCTCAAGGATGAGGCCGCAATGGAGGAATATCTGATCCAGCAGGGCGTCGACGGTGCCATGCTGCGCCAAGGCAACGGCGAAGAGATCACCGGCCAAGACCTCACCCGCGTGGTCGACATGGCGCGCCAACTCAAGCGCGTGCTGGAAGCCTTCCCAACCCATTACCCGCGCCATATCCTTGAACAGGCCGCCATCGCCGGGGCCTTTGTCGATGGCGCGGTGGACAGCGACCTGCAAGGCGTGGCCGACAAGGTCGCCGACCGTCTGAACCTGATCGCGCTGGAATACGAGCGTGGCTGGCAGGGCCGCATCACCCAAGATCACGGCATCCGCCTCGCCCGCATCCTGCGCGGCGTAGAGGAGGTGCGCACGCTTGATGGCCGCATGATGCGGTCGGGCGAGGCGAAGAAATCCGGCAGCTTCACCCAGCACCTGCAAGATGTCTATGACCAGCCCGCCAAGCTGATCCGCAAGGACCGCAGCCAGATGATCTATGGCCCCATGGACCTGCTCGGAGCGATCCTCGCCGAAGGCGAAAAGGGCCTGTCGTTGCAGCGCTACAAGGGTCTGGGCGAGATGAACCCGGATCAGCTGTGGGAAACCACCCTAGACCCCGATGCACGCACGCTGCTGCAGGTCCGCGTAGAGGACATGGCCGAGGCGGATGATCTCTTTACCAAGCTGATGGGGGATGTGGTCGAGCCACGGCGCGAGTTCATTCAGCAGAACGCGCTGAGCGTGGAGAACCTGGATTTTTAA
- the dnaA gene encoding chromosomal replication initiator protein DnaA, translating into MTLDHWGEIKERLLKTVGQNNYTTWIEPLVPGAVEDGIVTLKVPTNFFGNYVSQNFSDLILHEINTAGTDATRLNFALNQQPSPAAEKPAPAARQTTAAVKPAANTQLSTAPLDPRFSFDNFVVGKPNELAHAAARRVAEGGPVTFNPLFLYGGVGLGKTHLMHAIARELHARKPEMNVLYLSAEQFMYRFVQALRDRKMMDFKEIFRSVDVLMVDDVQFIAGKDSTQEEFFHTFNALVDQHKQIIISADRAPGEIKDLEDRVKSRLQCGLIVDLHPTDYELRLGILQSKVEVQRKTYPDLEVADGVLEFLAHRITSNVRVLEGALTRLFAFASLVGREIDMGLTQDCLADVLRASERKISVEEIQRKVSDHYNIRLSDMIGPKRLRSYARPRQVAMYLCKQMTSRSLPEIGRRFGGRDHTTVMHGVRRIEELKVSDGQIAEDLELLRRALES; encoded by the coding sequence ATGACATTAGATCACTGGGGCGAGATCAAAGAGCGGCTTCTAAAGACGGTGGGGCAGAACAACTACACCACCTGGATTGAACCGCTTGTGCCCGGCGCTGTTGAAGACGGAATCGTGACACTCAAAGTGCCGACAAATTTCTTTGGGAACTACGTCAGCCAGAACTTCTCGGATCTGATCCTGCATGAGATCAACACGGCGGGCACTGATGCCACCCGTTTGAACTTTGCCTTGAATCAGCAACCCAGCCCTGCCGCCGAAAAGCCTGCCCCGGCTGCGCGTCAGACCACGGCTGCCGTGAAACCCGCCGCCAACACCCAGCTGAGCACCGCCCCGCTTGACCCGCGCTTCAGCTTTGACAATTTCGTCGTCGGCAAGCCCAACGAACTGGCCCACGCCGCCGCCCGCCGCGTCGCCGAAGGCGGCCCAGTCACCTTCAATCCGCTGTTCCTTTATGGCGGCGTTGGTTTGGGTAAAACGCACCTTATGCACGCCATCGCGCGCGAATTGCACGCGCGTAAGCCTGAGATGAATGTACTCTACCTCTCGGCTGAGCAGTTCATGTACCGTTTCGTTCAGGCGCTGCGCGACCGCAAGATGATGGACTTCAAAGAGATCTTCCGTTCGGTCGACGTGCTGATGGTCGATGACGTGCAGTTCATCGCGGGCAAAGATTCCACCCAAGAAGAGTTCTTTCACACGTTCAACGCGCTTGTGGACCAGCACAAACAGATCATCATCTCTGCCGACCGCGCACCGGGGGAGATCAAAGACCTCGAAGACCGGGTGAAGTCACGCCTGCAATGCGGCCTGATCGTTGACCTGCACCCGACGGACTATGAACTCCGCCTCGGCATCCTGCAAAGCAAGGTCGAAGTGCAGCGCAAGACCTATCCGGACCTCGAAGTGGCCGATGGTGTACTGGAATTCCTCGCGCATCGCATCACCTCGAACGTGCGTGTTCTCGAAGGCGCGCTGACCCGGCTCTTTGCCTTCGCCTCGCTCGTGGGCCGTGAGATCGACATGGGTCTGACGCAGGACTGTCTGGCCGATGTGCTGCGCGCCTCCGAGCGCAAGATCTCGGTCGAGGAAATCCAGCGCAAGGTCTCGGATCACTACAACATCCGCCTGAGCGACATGATCGGCCCCAAGCGTCTGCGCAGCTATGCCCGCCCGCGTCAGGTGGCGATGTATCTGTGCAAGCAGATGACCAGCCGCTCCCTGCCCGAAATCGGCCGCCGCTTTGGCGGGCGCGACCACACCACCGTCATGCACGGGGTGCGCCGCATCGAAGAGCTCAAGGTCTCGGACGGGCAGATCGCCGAGGATCTGGAACTGCTGCGCCGGGCGCTCGAATCCTAA
- a CDS encoding LysE family translocator has protein sequence MTLTPADLLLYCGALLILFLTPGPVWLAMMARALSGGFQAAWPLALGVAIGDMLWPLVAVLGITWIVSAFDTVMEVLRWTAALVFIAMGIGLIRQAGTQISTDSRLTRPGMWSGFVAGLVAILGNPKAVLFYMGVLPGFFDLRQVTGPDIGLILAASVIVPLIGNLVIALLVGRLRGFLTAPRTLRRINLISGGMLIFVGLIIPFT, from the coding sequence GTGACCCTTACCCCCGCCGATCTGCTGCTTTACTGCGGCGCGCTCTTGATCCTGTTCCTCACCCCCGGCCCGGTTTGGCTGGCAATGATGGCCCGTGCCCTTTCGGGCGGGTTTCAGGCGGCATGGCCGCTGGCGCTCGGCGTGGCGATTGGTGACATGCTTTGGCCGCTGGTGGCGGTGCTGGGGATCACATGGATCGTCTCGGCCTTTGACACGGTGATGGAGGTGCTGCGCTGGACTGCGGCGCTGGTGTTCATCGCCATGGGGATTGGCCTGATCCGTCAGGCGGGTACGCAGATCAGTACCGACAGCCGCCTCACCCGCCCCGGGATGTGGTCGGGTTTCGTTGCGGGGCTGGTGGCGATCCTCGGCAATCCCAAGGCGGTCCTGTTCTACATGGGCGTGCTGCCCGGCTTCTTTGATCTGCGCCAAGTCACCGGGCCCGACATCGGGCTAATCCTCGCCGCCTCGGTCATCGTGCCGCTTATCGGCAACCTTGTGATCGCGCTGCTGGTGGGCCGCCTGCGCGGTTTTCTGACCGCCCCGCGCACCCTGCGGCGGATCAATCTGATCTCGGGCGGGATGCTCATTTTCGTGGGGCTGATCATCCCCTTCACCTGA
- a CDS encoding AAA family ATPase, giving the protein MARGELMKKLLTSYGRDDKFRTVVEQIIGEEERKGNRVLASSLRKSLDRLGEGAAQTAPTSKLLPFPDEAREFIQRVEPQRTPAELHLSQENTELFAGIIREFRQADRLRRHGLDVRSKLLFCGPPGTGKTMCAEVFAGELGLPFFHVRLDSLVSSYLGETATNIRKTFEFARRQPCVLFFDEFDALARSREEATETGELRRVVNSLLMFIEQIEPGGFLIAATNLAGQLDQAIWRRFDEVVWFDLPDAQMIEAYLRHAFRNVSTSIDPATYVDRLTGSSYAELARITLQAIKLSILDGNTGVTDGHLRSALRNSERRRARVCEGGAGATSV; this is encoded by the coding sequence ATGGCACGCGGCGAACTGATGAAAAAGCTCCTAACGAGCTACGGTCGGGATGACAAATTCCGCACCGTAGTTGAGCAGATCATCGGGGAGGAGGAGCGCAAGGGCAATCGAGTGCTCGCGAGCTCCTTGCGCAAGTCACTTGATCGCCTCGGTGAAGGTGCGGCCCAAACGGCTCCTACAAGTAAACTCCTGCCCTTCCCGGACGAAGCCCGCGAGTTCATCCAGCGGGTGGAGCCACAGCGCACACCCGCAGAGCTGCACCTGTCGCAGGAGAATACGGAACTTTTCGCCGGCATAATCCGCGAGTTCCGGCAGGCGGATCGCCTACGCCGCCATGGTCTTGATGTACGATCTAAGCTTCTCTTCTGCGGCCCGCCTGGCACAGGCAAGACCATGTGCGCGGAGGTGTTCGCCGGTGAACTGGGACTACCTTTTTTCCACGTACGCCTCGACAGCCTCGTGTCGTCATATCTCGGTGAGACGGCCACCAACATCCGCAAGACCTTCGAGTTCGCACGGCGTCAGCCTTGCGTCCTCTTTTTCGACGAGTTCGACGCGCTTGCGCGCTCGCGAGAGGAGGCGACCGAGACCGGTGAGTTGCGCCGTGTGGTCAACAGTCTTTTGATGTTCATTGAGCAGATCGAGCCCGGCGGGTTTCTGATCGCCGCGACGAACCTCGCGGGCCAGCTCGATCAAGCAATTTGGCGGAGATTCGACGAGGTGGTCTGGTTCGATCTACCCGACGCGCAGATGATCGAAGCCTATCTGCGCCACGCCTTCCGCAACGTTTCGACGTCCATTGATCCGGCTACCTATGTTGATCGCCTAACGGGTAGTTCCTATGCAGAACTGGCTCGGATTACCCTACAAGCGATCAAGCTGTCGATATTGGATGGCAACACGGGTGTAACGGACGGCCATCTACGTTCAGCCCTGCGCAATTCCGAACGCCGGCGAGCGAGGGTTTGTGAAGGTGGCGCTGGTGCCACTTCCGTATAG